Proteins encoded together in one Bactrocera neohumeralis isolate Rockhampton chromosome 4, APGP_CSIRO_Bneo_wtdbg2-racon-allhic-juicebox.fasta_v2, whole genome shotgun sequence window:
- the LOC126755330 gene encoding uncharacterized protein LOC126755330, which translates to MGSSEWSYDSKERVWSGPNSPLFHDSNCSVGHIIYRNLKNYPNKVCQVSDIDGREVTNRELLTWSTRLALHFKKLGLRHDDIIGIVAKNSTYTSSVAVGCFMNCTPFHAVNSGLDKDTIRHVFQTTKPKIIFCDGECYEKLHEATSSLNPLFYTLTEHIEGVGTVEDLLSPVPNENLYKPEPFVLGSEQTVAILCSSGTTGVPKCVCVSKHILNIDEFFATSEDVIFANSSLDWISGVFFTLFSATKSCKRVITNKPYTPEYMIALVKKYKLTYVFGAPRHVSALVACPEATIDNLRSVRSFLVGGGSISQPTLQQLRGLLENGKVIFSYGCTEAGFISLNSDEKYHTSVGKLVSGIKARIVDDEGKNLPPNEIGEILVNKGHIWSGYYDNPVETKRVQDSDGWLHTGDLGYFDDNHMLYIVDRKKDIMKYDGMQYWPGEIEQVINELPEVEDVCVVGVYDERHGDAAGAIVVLRQGAELTIKQVRDHVRKRLPVDYKQLHAGVIFIDRLPQNANGKTLKREARVLFEVK; encoded by the exons ATGGGATCCTCAGAATGGTCTTACGATAGTAAGGAGCGCGTGTGGTCTGGTCCAAACTCACCGTTATTTCACGATTCCAATTGCTCTGTGGGACatattatttatagaaatttgaAGAATTATCCAAACAAAGTTTGTCAA GTGTCGGATATTGATGGCCGCGAAGTTACCAATCGTGAACTGTTAACCTGGTCTACACGTCTGGCGCTGCATTTTAAGAAACTGGGTCTACGACACGATGATATCATCGGCATTGTGGCAAAAAACAGCACCTATACAAGCTCAGTTGCGGTCGGCTGCTTTATGAACTGTACGCCCTTCCATGCCGTAAACTCGGGTTTGGATAAAG ATACAATCCGTCACGTCTTCCAAACCACCAAaccgaaaataatattttgcgacgGCGAATGTTATGAGAAATTACATGAAGCCACTAGTTCCTTGAATCCATTATTCTATACGCTTACCGAACATATTGAGGGAGTTGGCACAGTTGAAGACTTGTTGAGTCCCGTACCAAATGAGAATCTTTATAA GCCTGAACCCTTCGTGTTGGGTAGTGAGCAGACAGTAGCAATACTTTGTTCATCCGGCACGACGGGTGTTCccaagtgtgtatgtgtgtcaaaGCATATATTGAACATTGATGAATT TTTCGCAACCAGCGAAGATGTCATCTTCGCGAACAGCAGTTTGGACTGGATATCTGGTGTTTTCTTCACCTTATTCTCTGCGACCAAGAGTTGTAAACGTGTAATTACCAATAAGCCCTACACACCCGAATATATGATTGCGTTGGTGAAGAAATACAAACTCACTTACGTATTTGGTGCACCACGTCATGTTTCTGCTTTGGTCGCTTGCCCAGAAGCCACCATAGATAACTTGCGCTCCGTTCGGTCTTTCTTGGTTGGGGGTGGCTCCATTAGTCAACCGACTTTGCAACAACTGAGAGGTTTACTTGAAAACGGCAAAGTAATTTTTAGTTATGGCTGTACCGAGGCGGGATTTATATCGTTGAATTCGGACGAAAAATATCACACCTCTGTAGGAAAATTAGTTTCTGGAATTAAGGCACGTATTGTTGACGATGAGGGTAAGAATTTGCCACCGAACGAAATCGGTGAGATTTTAGTGAATAAGGGACATATTTGGAGTGGATATTATGATAATCCAGTTGAGACGAAACGTGTTCAAGATTCGGATGGCTGGTTACATACAGGGGATCTCGGCTATTTCGATGATAATCATATGCTTTATATAGTCGATCGCAAAAAGGATATAATGAAATATGACGGTATGCAATATTGGCCAGGCGAAATAGAGCAGGTGATCAACGAATTGCCGGAGGTGGAGGATGTGTGTGTGGTTGGTGTGTATGACGAGAGGCATGGAGATGCGGCCGGTGCAATAGTGGTGCTTCGTCAAGGTGCCGAACTTACGATAAAGCAAGTAAGGGATCATGTCAGAAAACGCTTACCAGTAGATTATAAGCAACTGCATGCTGGAGTAATTTTCATCGATCGCCTGCCGCAAAATGCCAATGGAAAGACACTAAAACGGGAGGCGAGAGTTTTGTTTGAAGTAAAGTGA